Genomic window (Trueperaceae bacterium):
GTTGGCGTCCGCCCCCCGGCCAGGCGTCGACAGGCGGCTCAGGGCGTCGATGCTCGGCTCGCTCGGGCAGATCTGCTGGTGGCAGGGCGATGTCGCCGCCGCCGTGGGGTACCTGGAGGAGGCGTTGGCCGACCTAGACGACGTCGGCGGCCTGCGCGCCGCCGACGGTCTGCACGCCGCGGAGGTACGCCTCGCCCTCGCCAGCCCGACCCTCTACACGCACGACCACCGGGTGGCGCGGCGCCACGCCGAGCAGGCGCTGGCCACCTTCCAGCGGCACGAGGCCAAGGAGCGCATCCCGGCCGCGTACGCGGTGCTCGGCAACGTCTACACGCGCGCCGGCGAGCTGGACCGCGCCGAGGCGCTCCTGCGCTCGGCTATCGCCCTGGCCGACGAGATCGACGGCGCCAGCTACGACCGCGTCATGGCCGCCGGTTACCTCGCGCACGTGCTGGAGCTCCAGGGCCGCCTGGCGGAGTCGGCGCAGGTGGCGAGCGAGGCGCTGTGGGCGTTCGACGGCGGGCCCGTCGGCTACGAGGTCTACGTCTGCCGCAGCGTGCTGGCCGACACGCACCTGAGCGCGGGCCGGTTGGACGAGGCGAAGCGCATCTACGAGGAGTTGGTCGAGATCGGCGAGGAGCGGCAGTACCGGATCCCGCTCGCGCTCGTGTACTTCGGCCTCGCCTACATCGCGCTCGAGCGGGGCGAGTCCGCCGGCGTCGCCCAGGCCGAGCGCGCGTTCGGCATGCTGGCCCCCAGCCACGCCTGGCGTCTCGTGGTCGACCAGGGGCAGCGCGCGGAGCGCGTGCTGGCCGCCGTCGGACCCGACCGGCCGTTCGACCCATTCGTCGAGCGGGTGACGGCCGCGCTGGGAAAGCGGCGCGTCGGGGACGGGGCGGCGACGGCGCACGTCGAGGGTGACGATGTCGGCCATGCGGACGTGGAGGTCCAGTTCCTCGGCGAGCTGCGTGTGCTCGTCAACGGCGAGGCGCTGCCGGCGCGGGCCTTCACCTCCGGCAAGGCGCGCGACCTACTCGCTTACCTGGTGGCGCGCAGGGACGAGACCGTCACCCTGGAGGGGGCGCTGGCCGACCTATGGCCGGACGAGCCGACAAGGGCGAAGACCGCCCTGCATACGGCCCTCTACCGCCTGAGGAAGGCGCTCCAGCGCGGTCCGGAGGACACTACGCGCTTCGTGCTCGTCGAGGCGGGCCGCTACCGGCTGGACACTGCGCGCTTCGACGTCGACGTGGACCGCTTCGAGAGCCTCGCTTCCCAGGCGCGCGAGGCGCCGGTCGCCAGGCAGATAGACCTGCTCAGCCAGGCCGTCGCCATGGTGCGGGGCGAGATCCTCGCGGGGCTCGACTACGCGTGGGTCACCCCCCTGCGCATGCGCCTGACCGAAGCGGTCGCCAACGCCCTGCACCGGCTCGGCGAGCTCCTCCTAGCCACGGGGCGGGCGCAGGAAGCGCGCGGCGTTGCCTCGCGCTACGCGCAGCTCGATCCGCTCGACGAACGCGCCCACCTGCTCTCCATGCGCGCGCAGAAGGCGCTCGGTGACCTGATCGGCGTCGAGCAGACCTACCGGCGGTTGGTCGAGCTGCTCAGGTCCGAGTTGGGGGTGCAGCCGACCGCCGAGACGGAACGGCAGTACCGAGACCTGCTGACGCGCTCATAGCTCCAG
Coding sequences:
- a CDS encoding tetratricopeptide repeat protein; protein product: MEASPELRLLLGRVLRQRGKLHEASAVLRRVGETRASPSTGAALTELAIIARSQGDYRRGAEWARQAVAAAGAGTAATEARATALMELARCRCHAEGMLVGRQVAEEAVEELASAPRPGVDRRLRASMLGSLGQICWWQGDVAAAVGYLEEALADLDDVGGLRAADGLHAAEVRLALASPTLYTHDHRVARRHAEQALATFQRHEAKERIPAAYAVLGNVYTRAGELDRAEALLRSAIALADEIDGASYDRVMAAGYLAHVLELQGRLAESAQVASEALWAFDGGPVGYEVYVCRSVLADTHLSAGRLDEAKRIYEELVEIGEERQYRIPLALVYFGLAYIALERGESAGVAQAERAFGMLAPSHAWRLVVDQGQRAERVLAAVGPDRPFDPFVERVTAALGKRRVGDGAATAHVEGDDVGHADVEVQFLGELRVLVNGEALPARAFTSGKARDLLAYLVARRDETVTLEGALADLWPDEPTRAKTALHTALYRLRKALQRGPEDTTRFVLVEAGRYRLDTARFDVDVDRFESLASQAREAPVARQIDLLSQAVAMVRGEILAGLDYAWVTPLRMRLTEAVANALHRLGELLLATGRAQEARGVASRYAQLDPLDERAHLLSMRAQKALGDLIGVEQTYRRLVELLRSELGVQPTAETERQYRDLLTRS